A stretch of the Aegilops tauschii subsp. strangulata cultivar AL8/78 chromosome 4, Aet v6.0, whole genome shotgun sequence genome encodes the following:
- the LOC123493573 gene encoding ethylene-responsive transcription factor ERF094-like, with protein MEVAVWLGAFDTPEAATMAYDQAAAVLNYPVESVKESLRTLALRPDVPGGSPVLPLKRRHSIRKRSPNKAKKTTAGATLLAPTKMMINEQAAAAPVQQSTTSSAGVVELEDLGADYLEELLRVSDEPSSSYRPC; from the coding sequence ATGGAGGTAGCAGTGTGGCTCGGCGCCTTCGACACCCCCGAGGCCGCCACCATGGCCTACGACCAGGCCGCCGCCGTCCTCAACTACCCCGTTGAAAGCGTGAAGGAGTCTCTCCGCACGCTCGCGCTACGTCCCGACGTGCCGGGAGGTTCCCCCGTGCTCCCGCTCAAGCGCCGCCACTCCATCCGGAAGCGATCCCCCAACAAGGCCAAGAAGACCACCGCTGGTGCTACTCTGCTCGCGCCCACCAAGATGATGATCAACGAGCAGGCGGCAGCCGCGCCGGTGCAGCAGTCGACGACGTCATCCGCAGGCGTGGTGGAGCTCGAGGACCTTGGCGCGGACTACCTGGAGGAGCTGCTCCGGGTGTCCGACGAGCCATCGTCATCATATCGACCATGCTGA
- the LOC109766785 gene encoding uncharacterized protein, with the protein MEQQFIHFGSNSSFYSTPTPPPPPPPHEAPPPLCSSPMPSAFDMGDTDDMHLLNTLLLHMSGGTASSSHMEAAHYSFDLDMDMDMEPSSSSTSSSSSYSSSEQQQQQQQGMPTTTAATAGQSPSKRRASQQTQQLHPAATKGLIGVRKRPWGKFAAEIRDSTRKGARVWLGTFNTPEAAAMAYDQAAFSVRGAAAVLNYPVDRVQESLRTLALRPDVPGGSPVLALKRRHSIRKRSPNKAKKAALEPTKMMKESTSSAGVVELEDLGADYLEELLRVSDEPSASSTMHHYVDDQSSTTPMLFPHC; encoded by the coding sequence ATGGAGCAGCAATTCATCCATTTCGGCTCCAACAGCAGCTTCTACAGCACACccacgcctcctcctcctcctcctcctcatgaGGCTCCACCACCACTCTGCTCCTCACCCATGCCCTCCGCCTTCGACATGGGCGACACCGACGACATGCACCTCCTCAACACCCTCCTCCTCCACATGTCTGGCGGCACCGCTTCTTCTTCTCACATGGAAGCTGCCCATTACTCCTTCGACCTGGATATGGACATGGACATGGAGCCATCTTCCTCTTCAACCAGCTCCTCATCTTCCTACTCCTCCTCcgaacagcagcagcagcagcagcaggggatGCCCACCACCACTGCTGCCACCGCAGGACAAAGCCCCAGCAAGCGACGTGCGTCCCAGCAAACGCAGCAGCTGCACCCCGCGGCCACCAAGGGCCTCATCGGCGTGCGCAAGCGGCCGTGGGGCAAGTTCGCCGCCGAGATCCGGGACTCCACCCGCAAGGGCGCCAGGGTGTGGCTCGGCACCTTCAACACCCCCGAGGCCGCCGCCATGGCCTACGACCAGGCCGCCTTCTCCGTGCGCGGCGCCGCCGCGGTGCTCAACTACCCCGTCGACCGCGTGCAGGAGTCGCTCCGCACGCTCGCGCTCCGCCCCGACGTGCCGGGAGGCTCCCCCGTGCTCGCGCTCAAGCGCCGCCACTCCATCCGCAAGCGCTCCCCCAACAAGGCCAAGAAGGCGGCGCTAGAGCCCACCAAGATGATGAAGGAGTCGACATCGTCCGCAGGCGTGGTGGAGCTGGAGGACCTGGGCGCGGACTACCTGGAGGAGCTGCTCCGGGTGTCCGACGAGCCGTCCGCATCATCCACCATGCATCACTATGTCGACGACCAATCCAGCACCACGCCGATGCTATTCCCTCATTGCTAG
- the LOC120962354 gene encoding uncharacterized protein translates to MYVLCHGHGKAAERRVAFEGIHTGRRFLCCAEKEGKNCGLVEWIDPSWPTTLENALSKLWSMYEQSKMDRNEQCLMHSFTVHDLTQEKKKLQASYEKLVEDVNALMDAQEQRAVIERKDAETTKLQEKYDTLKNIAAAQGTVIRNMKLKLAEEKKNLQIHIDELKKTVEESNVKLEGIKAIING, encoded by the exons ATGTATGTTTTGTGCCATGGACACGGGAAGGCAGCAGAAAGGCGCGTTGCTTTCGAAGGGATTCACACTGGCAGGAGGTTTCTTTGTTGTGCAGAGAAG GAAGGTAAAAACTGTGGACTAGTAGAATGGATTGATCCATCTTGGCCCACTACCCTTGAGAATGCACTGTCCAAGTTGTGGTCTATGTATGAACAGAGTAAGATGGACAGAAATGAGCAATGTCTGATGCATTCATTTACTGTTCATGACCTGACACAAGAGAAGAAGAAACTCCAGGCCAGCTATGAGAAGTTGGTTGAAGATGTCAATGCACTTATGGATGCCCAGGAGCAGAGGGCAGTGATAGAAAGGAAAGATGCTGAAACAACCAAGTTGCAGGAGAAGTATGACACTTTGAAGAACATAGCAGCTGCTCAAGGTACTGTCATTAGGAACATGAAGTTGAAGCTAGCTGAAGAGAAGAAGAATTTGCAGATCCACATTGATGAGCTCAAGAAGACAGTTGAAGAGAGCAATGTGAAGCTGGAGGGGATCAAGGCCATCATAAATGGATAA